The sequence GTCCCGCGGCGAGACGGTCGAACCGGTGTTGCAGGACCCGGGCGTCGTGATTCATCAAGGGAATCTGGACCAGGAATCGCACCGGATGTGGGGCGCGCAGACGGCCGCCAAACAGCCATGATCTCACGTGCGCCCAGTTCTGTCGTGCGGTTTGCGGCTGCAGAGCTCAGCGTGGCGATCCTGGCATTGGTTTACGTGCTCGCGGTGTTGCCGTTTTGCCCTGAGTTGGCCACGCGCGATCAAGCGTTCGCCGTGTTGTTGAACGCCGCGCCCTTGTTGGTGTTAGCGTTGGGGCAATCGTTCGCGCTGTTGATCGGCGGCATCGATCTTTCCGTGTCCGGCGTGATTTCGCTTTCCGGTGTCGTCGGCGCGATGATTTTGACGCGAGACGATGGCGCGCTCGCAGATTCGTCGCTGGCGATCCCGGTGGCACTCCTGGTGATGTTGCTGATTGGCGGCGTCGCAGGCGCTACGCAAGGCGCCGCGGTGGCGTACTGGGAACTGCCGGCATTTATCGTCACCATGTGCGGCATGATGGCCTTGGGGGGCGTCGCTGTCTGGCTCACCGGCGGCGAACGACTGGGGGGCTTGTCGCTGCCGTTGCTGGATGCCATGCAAGGAGATTGGTTGCACGTGCCTGTCATGCTTTGGATCGCGGCGGCGTTGGCCATCGTCTGCCACCTGCTGTTGCAACATACCGTGCTCGGCAAGCACTTGTACGCTGTGGGGCACAATGCACGCGCGGCGCGCGTGGCTGGGATCTCACTGGGGCGAGTCACGTGCTTCGCGTATGGCGCAGCGGGAACGTGCTCCGCACTAGCAGCCTTGCTTTACACGTGCCGCACTGAATCGGCCACGCCCAGCTTCGCGCGTGAGATCTTGCTCGATGCCATCGGCGCGGCGGTGATCGGCGGCGTCAGTCTGAGCGGCGGTCGCGTGAGCGTCGTGGGGATTGTCTGCGGCGCACTGTTGATCACGCTGGTCGGCAATAGCCTCACGTTGTTGAACCTCGACTATTGGCACGTCTTGATGGCCAAGGGGGGCGTGATTCTCGTCGCGGCTCTGCTGGATGCGGCGCGGCGGGGCGTTGTCGGAGGTCGCGCATGAAACCCTTGCTGGAATGCCGGAAGATTCGCAAGTCGTTCGCCGGCGTACGCGTGCTGAAGGACGTCGACTTGGAGCTCGCCAGCGGACAAGTGCTTGGTCTGGTCGGGCAAAATGGCGCTGGCAAGTCGACGTTGATGAACATCCTCGGCGGCGTGCTCCCTCCGGACGACGGCGCGATGTTGCTTGCGGGAAAACCGTATGCGCCCCGGAATCCAGCCCAGGCCGCGGCGGCGGGCGTAAGAATCGTGCATCAGGAATTGAATCTCTTTCCGAATTTGAGTGTCGCCGAGAATCTGTTCCTTGATCGGCTGCCCCGCGCGCCTTGGGGGATCCGTCGCAAGACGCTGGCGAGTCAAGCACGCGAGCTATTGCACCTCGTCAACCTCGAACGTGATCCGAGGGCTCCCGTCGAACAACTCTCCACCGGCGAACGCCAGTTGGTCGAAATCGCCAAAGCGCTTGGGGATGGCGCGCAGTTGATCGTGTTCGATGAGCCGACGACGTCGCTGACACAGCCCGAGGCGGCGCGATTGTTCGCGATCATCGACGATCTGCGCGGCCGTGGGTTGGGAGTGATCTACATCTCGCACCAGTTGGACGACGTGATGCGTCTGGCCGACGACGTGTTGGTGCTGCGCGATGGCGTTCGGCAAGCCTGCGGACCGGCGAGCGTGTTTACCATTCCGTTGTTGATTCAACACATGATCGGCCGCGAGTTGGATCACGTTTATCCGGAACGCGGCGCCGCGATCGGCGAGGAGATCGTCCTGCAGTTGCGCAATGTGTCGCGGCGCGGCGTCGTGGACAACGTGTCGCTGCAAGTGCGCTCAGGGGAAATTCTGGGTATCGCCGGAATGCTGGGCGCGGGGCGTTCCGAACTGGCGCGGCTCGCGTTCGGACTGGATCCGTTGGACGCGGGCACAGTGCTGTTTTCTGGTGAAGCGCTCGCTCTGCTGACGCCGGGGCGCGCGGTAGCGCGGGGCGGGGCGTTGATTACGGAAGATCGTCGCGACGACGGTTTGTTGATGAACGCCTCGGTCGAAGACAATGTGTTGCTCGCGAGTTGGCGCGACTACGCTTTTGGCGGCTGGCTGCGCCGTCGCGCCGCAAAGCGCGGGGCCGCGGCGATGGCGGATTCGCTCAAGATCGGCGGCTCGCTGCATCGCCCGGTCGGTCAACTTAGCGGAGGCAATCAACAGAAGGCGATCTTCGCCCGTTGGTTGTTGCGCAAACCGCGCTGTTTGATTCTCGACGAGCCGACGCGAGGCATCGACGTCGGGGCGAAGGATGAAATCTATCGCCTTATCCGCCGCCTGACCGACGCGGGAACCGGGATCTTGCTGATTTCCTCGGAAATCGAGGAGCTTCTCGGCCTGGCGGATCGGATCGTGGTGATGCGCGCAGGGCGGCTGGCCGGCGAGTTTGATCGCGCGGAGTTCCATCGCGAGCGCGTGCTGGCCTGCGCTTTGGGGCAGGAGACGTTCGTATGACGCGGTTTCTGATTAATCACTCGCCGATGATTTTGCTGGTCGCCGTGCTGATCGGTTTCTCCATCGGGTCGCCGCGCTTTCTGACTGCACAGAACGCCGTGAACATGCTCACGCAAGGCGCTTCGGCCACCATACTCGCGGCCGGGATGACCTGGGTGTTGGTGACTTCGGGAGTGGATCTCTCGGTGGGATCACTGATGTTTCTGACCGCCGCGGCGTGCGGGAAAATGATGCAAAGCGATGTCGATCCGGTGCTCGCGGCGCTCGTGGCCGCCGCGATCGGTCCGCTCTGCGGCGTGGTGCATGGTCTGCTGATCGCTTACGCCGGCGCATCGCCGTTTATCGTGACGCTGGCCTCGCTGTTCTTGTTGCGCGGCGCGGGGCTGTGGATCAGTCGCACGCGGGCGATGAACTTGCCGGAGGAGTTCTCGCGATGGGCGTCGGAGAAGCTGGTCGGAGTTCCAGCGCCGGTGTGGGTCGCGGGCGCAACGGTGCTCGTGCTGTACTGGCTGCAGACCCGCACGGCGTTTGGCCGTCAAAGTTATGCCGTGGGATACGATCCCGCGGCGGCGCGTAAGGCGGGAGTGAACGTGCGCGGAGTGTTGGTGAAGACCTACGCGTTAAGCGGCGCCTGCGCGGCGCTTGCGGCGCTGACGTCGTTGACGCAACTGGGCGCGGTCTCGCCGACGTTCGGTAAAGATCGCGAATTCGACGCCATCGCCGCCGCGGTACTGGGCGGAGCCAGCTTGTTTGGGGGACGCGGCAATGTCTTTCCCGGAGCGGTGATCGGCGCGATGACCGTGGCCGCGGTCTTCAACGGACTGAACACGATGAACGCCAACCCGTATAGCTATCCGCTGATCACGGCCGGCGTGGTGTTTCTGGCCGTGCTGTTTGACGGACTGCGCCGCCGCCCGTGGGCGCGACCTTTGTTGGCGACGCGTGGGAACGTGGAGGGCGCACGATGAGCGAACACGTGCCACTGCGCGCCGGTCCGTTGACGATATGCTTTGATCCCAGTGAAGGACAATTGCGTTGGATTCGCTACGGTCGAAGTGAAGTGCTGCGCGGCATCTACGGCGCGGTCCGCGATCGCGACTGGGGGACCGCTTCGCCGCGCATTGAGAATTTGGTCATGGACCGGCGCGACGACGCTCTTGATGTTCGCTTTCTCGCCATTTGTCAGCGCGATGGCATTGATTTTCGCTGGCGCGGCACGATCACGGGTACTTCCGACACGGAGGTGCGCTACCGGTTCGAAGGCGAAGCGCACTCCAGCTTCGAGCGCAACCGCATCGGGCTGTGCGTGCTGCATCCGATTCGTGAATGCGCTGGGAGACCCTGCCGTATCACGCATCCGGACGGCTCGGAGGAGGTGTCGACATTTCCGGACTTGATCGCGGCCGAGCAACCATTTCTCCAAGTCGCGGTGATGCGGCACAACGTGGCGCCGGGCGTCGATGTGGAGGTGCGCTTTCTCGGCGAAGTCTTTGAGACCGAAGACCAGCGGAACTGGACCGACGCCTCATTCAAAACGTATGGAACGCCGCTGGAACTGCCGTTTCCCGTACGAGTGGAGAAGGGCAACAAAGTGGTGCAGGAAGTGATCGTACGGCTGCTGGGCGCGGCGTCGCGCGTCGAAAGCGTATTGCCAGACCTCCATGTGTTGACGGCTGGCGCCAAGCTCACGCTTCCACGACTCGGCTTTTTGCATGGCGGAACGAATTCGCGCTTGGACGATGTTGCCGCAGGTCGACTCGCTTCGTTGCGCCCGGCGCATTTGCGCGTGGAGTTGCACATCGACAAGGCAAAGGTTCTGGACGACTTGAACACTGCTGCAGATGACGCCGCCAGACTTGGCGCCGAGTTGCAAGCAGTACTGATTCTCGAAGGCGAACCCGACGAACGCTTGGATCGCGTACTTGAGGATGCGGCTTGCTTGCCTGTGACGGTGGCGGAATGGATCGTACTTCCGAGTGGCGAGCGAGTGACGCCGGATGCTTGGCTACGGCGACTGCGGACGAAGCTGGCGGAGTTTTTCATCGAATCGCGCATTGGCGGCGGAACGAATGCCCATTTTGCGGAGGTGAATTGTGAACGGCTGACGCGCGGAATTGCAGATGTGCTTTCGTATTCTGTGAACCCGCAGGTGCATGCGTTTGACGACGCCACGCTCGTCGAAAACCTGGCGGGCCAGTGCGAAACCGTCCGCTCCGCTAGAGCATTTGCCGGCGGCGCGAAGATCCACGTTGGCCCCATCACGCTTCGGGCGCGTGCCACGCACGCCGACACGTCCGTCCCGCTGGACGAGTTGCCGTCCGACGCCGATCCACGACAAGTAAGCGTCTTCTTGGCCGCATGGACCTTGGGGAGTATTGTCGCCCTTGCGCGGGAAAATGCAGAAAGCGCGACGTATTTCGAACTCAGCGGATGCCGCGGAATTCTCGGCGATCCCAGGCAGGAGCGCTTGCCTGGCCCGTTTGGTGCGCTGGCCGCTGGCGTCTACCCAGTCTTTCATCTGTTCGCGGATCTCGCCGAACTTTCCGCGCACAAGTGGCGTGAGCTTGTTGACGGCACGCCGGATACACTGACGGGCATCATTGCGGATGACAGCAAACATGTGATGGCGCTGCTAGCGAATCTGACGGATCGACCACGGGAGTGTGAGTTGCCGTTCGAGCCCACGAGGATACGCGCGCTGGATGCAGAAAGCTATGCACTGGCGACGGCGGCGCCGGAAGCGTTTCGCGCGACGTGGCAAACGTCGAGCTCACGAAGACTCACGTTAGCGCCACAGGCGTACGTGCGCGTGGAGGGACGGCGCGATGCGTGAACTGCGATTTGCCGTGCTCGGCGCCGGCTTCTGGTCCGGCTATCAGCTCGCCGCCTGGGGAGAGTTGCCTGGCGCTCGCTGCGTGGCGATCTACAATCGCACGCGATCCAAGGCCGCGGCATTGTCCGCGCGCTTCGGAGCGCCGGCTGTGTACGACGATGCGGAGAAGATGCTGGGCGCGGAACAACTCGATTTCGTCGATATCATCACGGATGTCGATTCCCATGCGCCGCTCGTCGAACTCGCCGCGCGCCATCGGTTGCCGGTGATCTGCCAAAAGCCGCTCGCACCGTCCTTGGCGTCGGCGGAAGGCATGTTGCTCGCGTGCCGCGAGGCGGGCGTGCCGCTTCTGGTACACGAGAACTGGCGTTGGCAGGCGCCGTTGCGCGCACTGCGAGAAACTCTGACTTCCGGCGCGATCGGACGCGTGTTCCGAGCGCAAATCACTTTTTCCAACAGCTTCCCGGTGTTCGAGAATCAGCCGTTCCTGAAAGAGCTAGAGCAGTTCATTCTGACCGACATTGGGACGCATATCCTCGATGCCGCGCGGTTCCTGTTCGGCGAGCCAAGTGCTGTCGATTGCCGTACCATGCGGGTGCGCGAAGACATTCGTGGCGAGGACGTCGCGACGGTGATGCTGACGCTCGACGACGCCACAGTCGTATGCAACATGAGCTACGCGAGCCGCGTGGAGCACGACCGCTTTCCGGAGACGTTTGTCTTCGTGGAAGGCGCTCGCGGCAGCGCCGAAATCGCGCCGGACTATTGGCTTCGCGTCACCACGGAGGCCGGTACGCAATGTCGACGCGTGGCGCCTCAGCATTATCCGTGGGCCGATCCGGCGTACGACCTGGTGCAGGCCAGCATTGTGCCGTGTCAGGCTAACCTGTTGACGGCGTTGCGCGGCGCGGGCCAGGCCGAAACGACCGGGGACGACAACCTCCGCACGCTCCGCCTGGTAAACGCGGCCTACGAATCCGCCCGCACGCAACAAACCATTTCGCTGACTTGAGACATCATGGCTGACGCGATTCGCGCAAAATATTGGATTGAGACGGCGTTTCCGTTGGAACAGGCGGCCGCGGCGTTGGCGGGCGAACAATCGTGCGGGACGTTTGTCCGCGTGCCAGGCGAGACCGACGCCTTGCGCGCGCGGCATCAGGCGCAGATCATTCGCTTGACGGAACTCGACACCGTCGATGCGCCGAGTTTGCCAGGCGGCGGTCGGCCCAAAGATTTCGGCGGCGCGACGCAATTTCGTCGTGCTGAGTTGGAGATCGCGTTTCCGTTCGACAACATCGGCGTCAATCTACCGACGCTGATGGCGACCGTCGCGGGAAATCTGTTCGAGTTGCGCGAATTCTCTGGGCTGCGATTGCTGGACTTGGAACTTCCGGCCGCATACTCGGCATGTCCCGGGCCGCAGTTCGGAGTTGCGGGAACGCGGCGCTTGGCCGGCGTGTTCGATCGCCCGTTGATTGGCACGATTGTGAAGCCCAGCGTCGGACTGTCGCCGGAGCAGACGGCGGCGCTGGTGCGCGAGTTGGGCGAGGCGGGCATTGATTTCATCAAGGACGACGAATTGCTGGCGAATCCGCCGCATTCGCCATTGTCGGAGCGCGTGCCGGCCGTGATGCGGGCGATTCGCGCGCTCGCCGACCGCTCCGGCAAGCAGGTGATGTTCGCCTTCAATATCTCCGACGAACCGGAAGCGATGCTTAGGCATCACGACCTCGTCGCTGAGCACCAGGGCACCTGCGTGATGGTGAGTCTGCATCACGTGGGCCTGGGCGGCGTGATGCAATTGCGGAGACATTCGCAGTTGCCGATTCACGGGCATCGCAACGGCTGGGGGATTTACTCACGCAGTCCCGCCATCGGCATCGAGTACGCCGCGATGCAGAAGATCTGGCGACTGGCCGGCGTCGATCATTTGCATGTAAATGGATTGCAGAACAAATTCTGTGAGCCGGATGACTCGGTCGTCCGTTCGATCGCGGCCTGCCTGACGCCGATGTTCGGCGACGATCGCGCGCTGCCGGTCGTGTCGTCAGGGCAATGGGGCGGGCAAGCGCCGGAGACATTTCGACGCACGCAAACCGTCGATCTGATGTATCTCGCCGGGGGCGGCATGATGGCCCATCCGGGCGGACCGGCGGCTGGCTGCCGCGCGTTGCAGCAGGCGTGGGAGGCGGCCGTAGCGGGCGTCGCGTTGGACGACTTTGCACGCATGCATGGCGAGTTGCGGCAGTCGCTGGAGAAGTTCGCGGCGAGGTCTTCGTGATGAGCGACGTCTGGCTCGGCTACTACGGCGACGATTTCAGCGGCAGCGCCGATGTGATGGAAGTGCTTGCGCAAGCCGGCTTGCCGACCGTGCTGTTTCTCGCGCCGCCGTCCCTGGAACAACTCGCGCGCTTTCCGGAGGTGAAGGCGATCGGCATCGCGGGAATCGCGCGATCGCTCCCCACGGAGGCGATGGAGGCCGAGCTGCGCCCGGCGTTCGCGTCGTTGCGTCGACTGGCGCCGTTGGTGCATTACAAGATCTGTTCGACGTTTGATTCATCGCCGGAGATCGGCAGCATCGGTCGGGCCATCGACATCGGACGCGCAGCGCTGGGAACGCGGGTCGTGCCGGTCGTGGTCGGCGCGCCGGCCCTGGGCCGCTATTGCGTGTTCGGCAATCTCTTCGCGCGGTCCGGCGGCGGCAGTCCGATTTTTCGGCTCGATCGGCATCCCACGATGGCGACGCATCCCGTGACGCCGATGGACGAGGCCGATCTGATGCGGCATCTGGCGCGCCAGACGTCCGCCAACATCGCGCTGTTGAATGCGCTTGTCTTGGATCATGCGGCCGGGGTGCGTTTCGACGACCTGGTCGCGTCCGGCGCCGAAGTGGTCCTGATCGACACGCTCTACGAGCGGCAGATGCCGATCATCGGCGAGCTGATCGCGAGTCTCGCGGAGCGCGACCTGACGCGCTTCGTCGTCGGTTCGTCCGGAGTGGAATATGCGTTGACGGCGCACTGGCGCGCTGCTGGAATGTTGCCGTTCACGCGCGTTGCAACTCCGCAGTGCGCTGAATCGCCCGTCGTCATTGTGTCGGGAAGTTGCTCACCGGTGACCGCGGCGCAGATTCTCGCAGCGGCAGAGGCGGGTTTCCGGTGTGTCGCTTTGCAGCCGGATGAATGGCTCGAGGGAATTGTCGGCCGCGCAGCAACGGAGGCCTTGAACGCCATGGCGGCAGGCGAAAGCGTCATCGTGCATGCCGCCACAGGGCCGGAAGATCCGCGGATCGCCGCAGCGAACGAGAAGCTCTCCAGTGCAGGTCGAAGCACGGAGCGCAACACACTGCTCGGCGAGGCCTTGGCGCGCATCTTGAACGCCGCCATCGACGCGGGTGTGCGGCGCTGCGCGGTGGCGGGCGGCGATACTTCGGGACAAGTCGCGCGGACGCTGGGAATTGAATCGCTGGAATTTATCGCGCCGCTCGCGCCAGGGTCGCCGCTCTGCCGAGCGCGGTTTCACGACACAACAAGACTGGACATGGAAATCTGTTTCAAGGGAGGGCAGGTCGGGCGTCCCGACTTCTTCCTGAAGCTCGCGCGCGGCGCGGGCTGAGTATCACGAGAGGAGCGTTTCAGATGGTGACCATCGCAATCTTCGGCGCCGGCGGCAACATGGGGACGCGCGCCAGCCAGGCGCTCGTGGGCGACCCCGAGTACCGCGTCCTGCACGTAGAGCCGGGGCCGGCGGGTCGAACACGGCTCGACGAACGTGGCATTACGCCCGTCGCGCGCGAGGAGGCGATCGCGGCCGCCGACACGGTGTTGCTGGCGGTGCCGGACCATTTGATCAACGGGATCGCCGCCGAACTTGTGCCGACGTTGCGTCCCGGCACGCTGGTGATCTGCCTCGATCCGGCCGCGCCGTACCATGGTCGGCTACCGGCGCGGAGCGACATTGCGTACTTCGTGACGCACCCGGGGCATCCGCCGATCTTCAGCGACGAAGCGACCCTCGACGCGCGGCGCGACTATTTTGGCAGCGGGCTCGCCAAGCAAGCGATTGTTTCGGCGCTGATGCAAGGCGCCGAGTCCGACTACGCGAAGGGCGAAGCGATCTCGCGCAAATTGTTCGGCCCGATTTTGCGTTCGCATCGCTTGACGGTCGAACAAATGGCGCTCTTGGAACCGGCGCTGGCGGAAACCTTAGCGGCGACTTGCCTAACGGTGATTCGCGAGGGCTTGGACGAAGTCGTGCGGCGCGGCGTACCAGCCGAGGCCGCCCGCGATTTTCTGTTGGGCCACCTGAATATTGAGCTGGCGATCGTCTTCAACGAAACTGGCTGGAAATTCTCGCAAGGCTGCCAGCGCGCGATCGACGAAGCGAAGCCGCTGCTGTTTCGTCCCGACTGGAAAAAAATCTTCGAACCGGAACAACTCCAGGCCAGCGTCGCGCGGATCGCCGGCGACGTTTGATCACCTACCACACTCGCCCTACACCACGGAGATCAACCCATGATTCCTTGCATTCCCTATCATCGCCGCGCCTGGCTGCTCGGCGCATGTTGCTTGCTTTTTGTGGCCTCGTTTCAGGCGTCAGGGTTCGGGCAAATCATGCCGCGGTTGAAGGTGAGTGACAATCATCGTCACTTGCAAACCACGGATGGCGAGCCATTCTTCTGGCTCGGGGATACCGCCTGGGAATTGTTTCACCGCCTGAATCGCGAGGAAGCGGATGCGTATCTCGACTTGCGCGCGCAGCAGGGATACACGGTCATTCAAGCCGTCGCGATCGCAGAGCTGGATGGGCACAGCGATCCGAATCCGTACGGGCATTTGCCGCTGGTCGAACTTGATCCGGCGCGACCGGCGGTGGTGGAAGGTGCGCAGAACGACTACTGGGATCACGTCGACTACATTGTGGAGGCGGCCAACCGGCGCGGCATGTATATCGGCTTCCTGCCCAAGTGGGGCCGCTACTGGCACGACAAAGTGCATGACGAGCGCCCGCTGTTCACCATCGAGAACGCGGCCGTCTACGGCAAGTGGCTGGGCGAACGCTATCGCGGCAAGGGGATCGTCTGGATTTTGGGCGGCGATCGACCCATCGAAAATGACGAGCAGCGCGAACTTATCCGCGCCATGGCGCGTGGCTTGAGCGAAGGCGACGGCGGCGCTCAGCTGATGACGTTCCATCCGCCTGGCGGACGCGGCTCCGCGGATTGGTTTCACGACGACGACTGGCTTGATTTCAACATGCGGCAGAACGGCCATGTGGCGGAGTTCACCGAGCGCTATGCGAAAACGCGCGCGGACTATGATCGCCAGCCGGCGAAGCCTGTCATCGACGGGGAGCCGATCTACGAGGACCATC comes from Planctomycetia bacterium and encodes:
- a CDS encoding Gfo/Idh/MocA family oxidoreductase — protein: MRELRFAVLGAGFWSGYQLAAWGELPGARCVAIYNRTRSKAAALSARFGAPAVYDDAEKMLGAEQLDFVDIITDVDSHAPLVELAARHRLPVICQKPLAPSLASAEGMLLACREAGVPLLVHENWRWQAPLRALRETLTSGAIGRVFRAQITFSNSFPVFENQPFLKELEQFILTDIGTHILDAARFLFGEPSAVDCRTMRVREDIRGEDVATVMLTLDDATVVCNMSYASRVEHDRFPETFVFVEGARGSAEIAPDYWLRVTTEAGTQCRRVAPQHYPWADPAYDLVQASIVPCQANLLTALRGAGQAETTGDDNLRTLRLVNAAYESARTQQTISLT
- a CDS encoding phosphogluconate dehydrogenase C-terminal domain-containing protein, whose translation is MVTIAIFGAGGNMGTRASQALVGDPEYRVLHVEPGPAGRTRLDERGITPVAREEAIAAADTVLLAVPDHLINGIAAELVPTLRPGTLVICLDPAAPYHGRLPARSDIAYFVTHPGHPPIFSDEATLDARRDYFGSGLAKQAIVSALMQGAESDYAKGEAISRKLFGPILRSHRLTVEQMALLEPALAETLAATCLTVIREGLDEVVRRGVPAEAARDFLLGHLNIELAIVFNETGWKFSQGCQRAIDEAKPLLFRPDWKKIFEPEQLQASVARIAGDV
- a CDS encoding glycoside hydrolase family 140 protein, which codes for MIPCIPYHRRAWLLGACCLLFVASFQASGFGQIMPRLKVSDNHRHLQTTDGEPFFWLGDTAWELFHRLNREEADAYLDLRAQQGYTVIQAVAIAELDGHSDPNPYGHLPLVELDPARPAVVEGAQNDYWDHVDYIVEAANRRGMYIGFLPKWGRYWHDKVHDERPLFTIENAAVYGKWLGERYRGKGIVWILGGDRPIENDEQRELIRAMARGLSEGDGGAQLMTFHPPGGRGSADWFHDDDWLDFNMRQNGHVAEFTERYAKTRADYDRQPAKPVIDGEPIYEDHPVSFKPDELGHSTSTDVRRPLYWDLFSGACGHTYGHHSVWQMWSEGRNPINRPLMPWSEAIHQAGAAQMQYGRRLIESRPMLDRIPDDEIVATDRVASSVPGAGRYRFVATRDAAGSYAFVYVPAGRKFRVRMDKVAGPKVKAWWYNPRNGEAAPIGEFASQGEQEFVSPDVGEALDWILVLDDVSKNYPAPGVRP
- a CDS encoding four-carbon acid sugar kinase family protein; translation: MSDVWLGYYGDDFSGSADVMEVLAQAGLPTVLFLAPPSLEQLARFPEVKAIGIAGIARSLPTEAMEAELRPAFASLRRLAPLVHYKICSTFDSSPEIGSIGRAIDIGRAALGTRVVPVVVGAPALGRYCVFGNLFARSGGGSPIFRLDRHPTMATHPVTPMDEADLMRHLARQTSANIALLNALVLDHAAGVRFDDLVASGAEVVLIDTLYERQMPIIGELIASLAERDLTRFVVGSSGVEYALTAHWRAAGMLPFTRVATPQCAESPVVIVSGSCSPVTAAQILAAAEAGFRCVALQPDEWLEGIVGRAATEALNAMAAGESVIVHAATGPEDPRIAAANEKLSSAGRSTERNTLLGEALARILNAAIDAGVRRCAVAGGDTSGQVARTLGIESLEFIAPLAPGSPLCRARFHDTTRLDMEICFKGGQVGRPDFFLKLARGAG
- a CDS encoding ABC transporter permease; the encoded protein is MISRAPSSVVRFAAAELSVAILALVYVLAVLPFCPELATRDQAFAVLLNAAPLLVLALGQSFALLIGGIDLSVSGVISLSGVVGAMILTRDDGALADSSLAIPVALLVMLLIGGVAGATQGAAVAYWELPAFIVTMCGMMALGGVAVWLTGGERLGGLSLPLLDAMQGDWLHVPVMLWIAAALAIVCHLLLQHTVLGKHLYAVGHNARAARVAGISLGRVTCFAYGAAGTCSALAALLYTCRTESATPSFAREILLDAIGAAVIGGVSLSGGRVSVVGIVCGALLITLVGNSLTLLNLDYWHVLMAKGGVILVAALLDAARRGVVGGRA
- a CDS encoding ABC transporter permease, which encodes MTRFLINHSPMILLVAVLIGFSIGSPRFLTAQNAVNMLTQGASATILAAGMTWVLVTSGVDLSVGSLMFLTAAACGKMMQSDVDPVLAALVAAAIGPLCGVVHGLLIAYAGASPFIVTLASLFLLRGAGLWISRTRAMNLPEEFSRWASEKLVGVPAPVWVAGATVLVLYWLQTRTAFGRQSYAVGYDPAAARKAGVNVRGVLVKTYALSGACAALAALTSLTQLGAVSPTFGKDREFDAIAAAVLGGASLFGGRGNVFPGAVIGAMTVAAVFNGLNTMNANPYSYPLITAGVVFLAVLFDGLRRRPWARPLLATRGNVEGAR
- a CDS encoding sugar ABC transporter ATP-binding protein; translation: MKPLLECRKIRKSFAGVRVLKDVDLELASGQVLGLVGQNGAGKSTLMNILGGVLPPDDGAMLLAGKPYAPRNPAQAAAAGVRIVHQELNLFPNLSVAENLFLDRLPRAPWGIRRKTLASQARELLHLVNLERDPRAPVEQLSTGERQLVEIAKALGDGAQLIVFDEPTTSLTQPEAARLFAIIDDLRGRGLGVIYISHQLDDVMRLADDVLVLRDGVRQACGPASVFTIPLLIQHMIGRELDHVYPERGAAIGEEIVLQLRNVSRRGVVDNVSLQVRSGEILGIAGMLGAGRSELARLAFGLDPLDAGTVLFSGEALALLTPGRAVARGGALITEDRRDDGLLMNASVEDNVLLASWRDYAFGGWLRRRAAKRGAAAMADSLKIGGSLHRPVGQLSGGNQQKAIFARWLLRKPRCLILDEPTRGIDVGAKDEIYRLIRRLTDAGTGILLISSEIEELLGLADRIVVMRAGRLAGEFDRAEFHRERVLACALGQETFV
- a CDS encoding ribulose-bisphosphate carboxylase large subunit family protein yields the protein MADAIRAKYWIETAFPLEQAAAALAGEQSCGTFVRVPGETDALRARHQAQIIRLTELDTVDAPSLPGGGRPKDFGGATQFRRAELEIAFPFDNIGVNLPTLMATVAGNLFELREFSGLRLLDLELPAAYSACPGPQFGVAGTRRLAGVFDRPLIGTIVKPSVGLSPEQTAALVRELGEAGIDFIKDDELLANPPHSPLSERVPAVMRAIRALADRSGKQVMFAFNISDEPEAMLRHHDLVAEHQGTCVMVSLHHVGLGGVMQLRRHSQLPIHGHRNGWGIYSRSPAIGIEYAAMQKIWRLAGVDHLHVNGLQNKFCEPDDSVVRSIAACLTPMFGDDRALPVVSSGQWGGQAPETFRRTQTVDLMYLAGGGMMAHPGGPAAGCRALQQAWEAAVAGVALDDFARMHGELRQSLEKFAARSS